A window of Limanda limanda chromosome 4, fLimLim1.1, whole genome shotgun sequence genomic DNA:
GAGTTAATCACTGCATATTTATATCCATCCATCAAGGGGCTGGTTGTTGTTCACttaccagaaggtcggcggtttgatTCATGAACATTCCAGTCtgctatctatcatctatctatctatctatctatctatctatctatctatctatctatctatctatctatctatctatctatctatctatctatctatctatctatctatctatctatctatctatctatctatctatctatctatctatctatctatctatctatctatctatctatctatctatctatctatctatctatctatctatctatctatctatctatctatctatctatctatctatctatctatctatctatctatttatctatctatctttctatccatctatccaactatctatctaatctaatctatctTCTTTTCAGGAGGTAGAGAGTGTTGTTCACTTACCTGAAGGTTTGATTCATGAACATTCCAGAATGCATTCTGAGGTCTATATATCTATCCGTCCTATCTATCTCATATTGGAGTGTTTTGTTCTCTACTTGTTTTGGTAATTTGACTTAAGCCCCTGTGCTTTTCTTTGACCACTGTACTCGGCTGAATTACAATACAAAGTGTTATCCACATCAAaaagagggtgaggtgaggaggtgaatgTTCTGCTCATCTCCAAATGAAATGAGCTCTTCCCTCCAGCCCCCAGCAGCTTGTTTGCATCTCAAAGTGGCCACTAAAACAGCAGTGAATGACTGGTATTCATCTCCCAGACTGAAGTCAGAGGTGTGAAGAGGTTTATATTCAGTGGATAATGGTAATAAGGTGAGTCCTGTTTGCAAACATCCACAAGGTGGCGATATGTAGATTTCCGTGGATCTACATGTCTGCAGAGCTGCACAATCACAGCGTTTGTTTAGGATCATTTTTATTGAAGTGGCAGTTTAGACTCAACCTGCACAGCCCATAGGAATTCATATTGAGAGTTGCTGATTAAAGTGTACTAATTTGACCCTATTGAATACAGTTATCATCCTGAGTTACTCGTATTCAATTTGAACACTGGATATGGAAGGTAAAACTGTTAAAAATGTGCTTTGTTCGTTTATGTACTGATAGAATAAGAAGGTAAAGAATGGCCCAGCTCCAGATGTGGAGTCTCACAGGAAACCACAAAGTGATAACCGCTGTAATTACACGTGGGGGCGGTATCTTGTTCCAGGCGCTTTGTCATTGGCTGAGCCAGTGACGCGCTGCGCTGATTCGCTGGAGAGAAAAGCTCATCATCGCCAAAGTCCGCTGACAGACCCTCATCTGGTTCAGTGGAGAAAATACTCGAGGAGAGAAACTTCTCCTCTGAACATCTGGAAACTTGTGGAGCTGCTCAAAGGGATGcgatttcatttttaaacaaattcaGAAGTacttttaaactcttttaaaaAGAGGAGAAGCCACCGTGAAACTGACCGGATCCTGAACTTCACTGCAGTTATTACCTCACAGGAAAtggtatgtatttatatatttgaacaGTTTTGTTGATGCACTGCAGTAGATTATTTAATGTGAATACTTGATCATTGCTCAGTATTCTGCAATAAAGTAGTTTTGTAtatgtatctatctatttgcactagttagatttttttaacaacatttcTTCTTAATTCCCTTTCCTTAGTCAgtgttaaacatttttttatttaagtagaattcaaattcaaaacaactttatttgtccccGGAGGGAAATTGTAATAATATTGTGATTCTAACCCCCCATGTCCCAGTTAATGTAAAGCAAACTGTGTACATCTGAGTGACTCACTGCTCCCCACTGTGTGAAGCAGCCAAGGAGAACAGGACATTTTAAAAGAAGCAGCGTCCCACTGtggatgtctctgtgtgtcagatAAGTCTCCCTCAGGGGCCAAATGGTCCAGCACCCACAGCTGTGATAACATCATGGCATTGTGGTGTCTTTTACCCCCCCGGGCCCTAAACTGTGGCCAGGcgaggaggctcaacaaactttACATTTACTGTAGTAACtcataaaatacacactcatTTCTGCTAATCGGAAAGTTGGAAAGTTATATGATTCATAAATAGGACACGGCCGTTGTGTAATTCCACAATGTTGCTGTCATTTCCTGCTCTATAATACAGACCACTCAACATCCTGTGAGTTAGGGGAGTGTGGAGGGGATAAGCGAGCCTCTGCACTCCTCCATGATTCAGCTCTCATTCTGTTCAAACTTCCTCTCAAGCTTAAGGAGGCAAGCAACGTTTTCCCCAGAATCAAATGTGCATCCTGTTCTCGGAGCAAAGGCTTGTTTCATTCTCCGGGATCATACTTGCATGGGATGGTCTCCATAAAGCTGCTCTGAGGTTTGCATGGAATGCCTCACTTGTTATATGGTCATAGAGCAGTGATCTCAGCTGGTAAAAATCTCCTTGGCCCAGTTCTGTAAATAGAACAAGGAACTGCTCAGGCCTCTCGACAGACTAACTGCTCTGTTCTCTGCTGTAAAACTTCTCTTACTGCAGATATGTTCTTTTAAATACAGACTTCATTTAAACTCTGCCTGCACCACTaagtctttgtgtctgtgtcgttGTGAAGCTGTGTTTAGGAGATTCCACTGACTGCCTCCGGGACCAGGTGCAGTACATGATGAGATCCTTGCAGGACCTGAAGCAGATAAGCAGGCCAAGGCCCCTGAGTGAACCGTGTGTCCGGTCCCTAGCCGCATCGCGCCTATGCAAGCAAAGAGCCCGGCAGGAGCGACTTTCAAAACTACGGGTATCTGATGCCAGCACATATGACTCTGCCTGCTGCCTGGCCGGCCcactggaagaggaggatgagcagcAGGAGCATGAACGACTGGCACAGGGCTCTCCCAGCAGTGAGAAGAGTGTGGACTTTGACTCGGGTTACTCTGAGGCTTCTTGGCACGATGAAGGAGTGGTGTTGAGGAGGACCAGAAACGTGCGAGTCTCCTCCTCGGCCTGCCTCCGCACAAACAGAGGACCCTCTTCCCGCATCCGTCCTAAATCCACCTCGGACGCTTGCCTGGAGCGCTGGACCTCGTTTGAGGCCAGCGACCAGGAGGACTGGACGACCTCGCTGCTGAGTCGCAGCAGGAACAGGCAGCCCCTCGTTCTGGGTGACAACAGCTTTGCGGACCTCATAAAGAACTGGATGGACCTTCCAGAGTGTCCCGAGCCAACGCAAATGAAACCGAGGCGCCACGCCAAAGACATTTTGGACAACATGCGCAAGAGACTGTCAGGGATGTCTAAAGGTGTGGAGGTGAAGCCACGGCCTGCAGACTCTTCCAGGTtgagccgagctgcagaggcTCCCAAGAGGATGTCCTGCCCTGTGGGAGTCCAGTCTCTCAAACCTTTCTTTCACCAGTCCCACACAGGACTGCATCAACTGGACTCTGACTTCTACAAGTTCACCGCTCTCATGAAGACGGGCAGCCGACAACCCATCATATGCAATGACATCATTGGATACATTTGAGCAAGACTGTACCTACGGACTACTActtaaacagaaattaaaataagatGCTTCTATTTTCTTAACTTGTATTTGACCATAATGTTGATTCACGTGGAATAAAAGGTTTCTTTGTGAATTTAATGAAAACGAGTTCTGTTCCTACTTGATGCTGTTAAGATCGAATTATCTTATCTAATTATCAGACATCTGACACTTTCTTTCCTCTTGATAACACTAATCAAAGCTTCTTTTTAGACCTAAAATGCTACGTAAATAACTGCACCTGTCTGCTATTGATCCCTTTGTCTTATCTTTTGAGCCTTATAAGTaattaggaaaaaaaataatcgtATAATTACTCTTAATAGTTTAACTCAGttatcaaaaaaacaataacaaaagcattggaaaatgagaataaaaatagGAAGATAGCTGAAAACGTAACTGGTGAACTGAACAATTAAAACCATGAGGTAGCGAGGTGTATTAATGACGCATGCTGACACACGGTTCCACACGTTTATTTCTTAGTGGttcttaaataatttaatcaCAAATAGCATCCAGAACCATCCATCCAGTGATAATTACAGCAACGGTCCTTAATGACATGATTTCAAAACAGCCAACTGAGacagcagaggaaataaaacacaacaacacaatgttttgtGGGTGTGAAGTGAAACAAACTGTGTTATGggacatggaaaaaaaacacgtgAGGATGGAAAAAGGATCCTTGAAGATGAGCACAGTATCTGAGCAGGTCAGGGTTTCTtaatggagggagggagcgaggcaGGGGATGTGTACACGTGTTGTTTGCAGGAGGATTTAAACAGGGCAGCTGTGTCCAGATGGCAAAAGGCCCGTGAACCATCGAAGCACTGAACCTACTGTGCCAGCTGCCCGGTCCTCTAACATCAAGCTCCGCCTGACCTGAATTACACCTCAGAAGGGGTCCAGCACTGCTCCACCAGTGCCAGATCATCTGATCATCTAATCCATATGCCTTGGCATCTCCACAAGCTCTTAGCGTGACTTCTCCAAAGACACATGTAAACGAAAACCAAGCCTTAGTAAACAAGACTTTCTGTTAATATCGCTAAGGACGTCAGCGATGGCAGTGGTTCCTCTTTTAGCAAATAGTAAATGGGACAGAAAAGCCTAAAATGAGGAACTGGGCATTAACCTCTACAGATTTGACAGTGGGAATTTGATTAAAAAGATAACAACGGATTGGAGTGTGTAATTATTCACATCTCATAATCAAAGTTTCGGAACAGTAAAAGTGATCACAGTGCAATTATTCAAAGCTTGTTTGAGGAGTATTGCGTAAAATGAATAGGAAGACGACAGCAATGGCAACAAATCTCGTTTTTAAGTGATATGAAGTCACAGGAGTGTTAAGTCTGCTTTCCACTGGATCCTCGTGGATCCTCGTTGTGGACGGCCTCACAGGAGCAGGTACCTGATGGGAGGGACTTCCTCACAGTCCTCGTCCTCAGCAAACGAGGGGACCAACTCCAGCATCTGCACGTGTGGAGGGACGTCTGCTTTAGTCACCTTCCTCACCACGTCAGACACACTGCAACAAAACAAGTAAATctcatgaaaacacattatgaGCCTCACCATTGATGACACAGTTCTTTATTATGATGAATAGGAACACTAGTTTTTTGGGGGTCAGTTCAACACAAACCATCCGAgcaggaagtgtttttttttacaaatcatTAGAGACTAAAGCAACGTTGACTTTTTCCTTATCATCAGAATTGCTAACAATAGTAAGAGCAGAGAATAATTGTGTTCTTACTCTGTAAAGATTTTTTTCACATGTGATCTCAGTGTCGAAGTTCTACATTCACCCTACAGTGGccaaacaaaggaaacaagggGCCGGGCGACTGCACAGGAAGTGTGTACTGGAGAGGACATTTGTCATGTACGAGCTGCTGTCCACAGCACTCTGCCCCCCCGCCTGCAACTCCATCCgactgcagctccagctccccagGGACCCCACCGtcaggaagaggacaggacaTGCACAGTCTGTTTCAAGACCGACAGGAAGACC
This region includes:
- the inka1b gene encoding PAK4-inhibitor inka2, yielding MLCLGDSTDCLRDQVQYMMRSLQDLKQISRPRPLSEPCVRSLAASRLCKQRARQERLSKLRVSDASTYDSACCLAGPLEEEDEQQEHERLAQGSPSSEKSVDFDSGYSEASWHDEGVVLRRTRNVRVSSSACLRTNRGPSSRIRPKSTSDACLERWTSFEASDQEDWTTSLLSRSRNRQPLVLGDNSFADLIKNWMDLPECPEPTQMKPRRHAKDILDNMRKRLSGMSKGVEVKPRPADSSRLSRAAEAPKRMSCPVGVQSLKPFFHQSHTGLHQLDSDFYKFTALMKTGSRQPIICNDIIGYI